A stretch of the Archangium violaceum genome encodes the following:
- a CDS encoding patatin-like phospholipase family protein, with the protein MLLKQRFQILRPLEEMEMALVRATVDSPSLLDSREEAVLRTALSLSRLYKLRHEGHDHSVETWTAPLRENVSRRLGPVLLGKRRITRDQLVPHVRDLRAPLLKLRAELVQHLHGRVPEEVLHRELQHKSLVVVAGGGGGTAYVYMGVMSLLDEHGLKPSLLAGTSMGAILMLMRSRMARFDQGELVGIIRNLSWRKLFRFISTENRYGMPAAMRLFLRAGLGRYFNAGPGSPLDAGLRLKDLPVPIIVAVGGIRRGMLPRPLEYYERLLGASPVSLLSPAGVARRIQAVMGTLAEFFTRPEIMVRLHLGLDEKTAEFDAIDAAGFSSSLPGVIHYDMLREDAHMQGLLDGLMEEKGIFRLMDGGLVDNLPVKAAWKAVHHGNIGTRNAFVLALDGFAPRLSTPFWLPLQRLAAMTVAPNLTYAHLVKRFGTTLSPLELVPSVELATKAMHFGRKQLGPDMPFLTRMLAPLPSIG; encoded by the coding sequence GTGCTCCTGAAGCAACGCTTCCAGATCCTCCGGCCGCTCGAAGAGATGGAGATGGCCCTGGTCCGCGCGACGGTGGACTCGCCATCGCTGCTGGACTCGCGCGAGGAGGCCGTGCTGCGCACCGCGCTGTCGCTCTCGCGCCTCTACAAGCTCCGCCACGAGGGCCATGACCACTCGGTGGAGACCTGGACCGCGCCCTTGCGCGAGAACGTGTCGCGGAGGCTCGGCCCGGTGCTGCTCGGCAAGCGCCGCATCACCCGGGATCAGCTCGTGCCGCACGTGCGCGACCTGCGTGCCCCGCTCCTGAAGCTGCGCGCCGAGCTCGTCCAGCACCTGCACGGGCGCGTGCCCGAGGAGGTGCTCCACCGCGAGTTGCAGCACAAGTCACTGGTGGTGGTGGCCGGCGGCGGCGGGGGCACGGCCTACGTGTACATGGGCGTGATGAGCCTGCTGGACGAGCACGGCCTGAAGCCGTCGCTGCTGGCGGGCACCTCCATGGGCGCCATCCTGATGCTGATGCGCTCGAGGATGGCACGCTTCGACCAGGGCGAGCTGGTGGGCATCATCCGCAACCTCTCCTGGCGGAAGCTCTTCCGGTTCATCTCCACGGAGAACCGCTACGGGATGCCGGCGGCGATGCGGCTGTTCCTGCGCGCGGGCCTGGGCCGCTACTTCAACGCGGGTCCGGGCTCACCGCTGGACGCGGGCCTGCGGCTGAAGGACCTGCCGGTGCCCATCATCGTCGCGGTGGGCGGCATCCGGCGGGGCATGCTGCCCAGGCCGCTCGAGTACTACGAGCGCCTGCTGGGCGCGAGCCCGGTGAGCCTGCTGAGCCCCGCGGGCGTGGCGCGCCGCATCCAGGCGGTGATGGGAACGCTGGCCGAGTTCTTCACCCGGCCGGAGATCATGGTGCGGCTCCACCTGGGCCTGGACGAGAAGACGGCCGAGTTCGATGCCATCGACGCGGCGGGCTTCTCCTCGTCCCTGCCCGGCGTCATCCACTACGACATGCTGCGCGAGGACGCGCACATGCAGGGCCTGCTCGACGGGCTGATGGAGGAGAAGGGCATCTTCCGGCTGATGGACGGAGGGCTGGTGGACAACCTCCCGGTCAAGGCGGCGTGGAAGGCGGTGCACCACGGCAACATCGGCACGCGCAACGCCTTCGTCCTCGCGCTGGACGGCTTCGCGCCCCGGCTGAGCACGCCCTTCTGGTTGCCCCTGCAACGGCTCGCGGCCATGACGGTGGCGCCCAACCTCACCTACGCCCATCTGGTGAAGCGCTTCGGCACCACCCTCTCGCCCCTGGAACTGGTGCCCTCCGTGGAGCTGGCCACCAAGGCCATGCACTTCGGCCGCAAGCAGCTCGGCCCGGACATGCCCTTTTTGACGCGCATGCTCGCTCCACTTCCGAGCATTGGCTGA
- a CDS encoding branched-chain amino acid transaminase encodes MSSTSSNVVRADQIWLDGKLVKWEEGHVPVMTHALHYGLGVFEGIRAYRTHDGRLAVFRLREHIERLFDSAHICMMKLPFTTEQLMEACLELLREQKELFANGAYLRPIAFMGDGAMGLGAINPTRVAITAWDWGAYLGDKGIREGIRAKVSSFTRMHVNVNMVRGKISGQYVNSILAKREAVLAGYDEAILLDISGFVAEASGENIFLVNKKGVIKTPPLSSPILDGITRESVLKILRDSGRQVEEVTVTRDALYIANEVFFTGTAAEITPVREVDNRTVGTGKPGLITQYVQETYFRAVRGLEPRYTEWLTYV; translated from the coding sequence ATGAGCTCGACTTCCTCCAACGTCGTGCGCGCCGATCAGATCTGGCTCGATGGCAAACTGGTGAAATGGGAGGAGGGCCACGTGCCCGTCATGACCCACGCCCTGCATTATGGGTTGGGGGTCTTCGAGGGCATCCGTGCCTATCGCACCCACGACGGCCGACTTGCCGTGTTCCGCCTACGCGAGCACATCGAGCGACTCTTCGACTCGGCCCACATCTGCATGATGAAGCTCCCCTTCACGACGGAGCAGCTCATGGAGGCGTGCCTGGAGCTGCTGCGCGAGCAGAAGGAGCTCTTCGCCAACGGGGCCTACCTGCGCCCCATCGCCTTCATGGGTGACGGCGCCATGGGCCTGGGCGCCATCAACCCCACCCGCGTGGCGATCACCGCCTGGGACTGGGGCGCGTACCTCGGGGACAAGGGCATCCGCGAGGGCATCCGCGCCAAGGTGAGCTCCTTCACCCGCATGCACGTCAACGTGAACATGGTGCGCGGGAAGATCTCCGGCCAGTACGTCAACTCCATCCTCGCCAAGCGCGAGGCCGTGCTCGCCGGCTATGACGAGGCCATCCTCCTGGACATCAGCGGCTTCGTCGCCGAGGCCTCCGGCGAGAACATCTTCCTCGTCAACAAGAAGGGCGTCATCAAGACCCCGCCCCTCTCCTCGCCCATCCTCGACGGCATCACCCGCGAATCGGTGCTCAAGATCCTTCGCGACTCGGGCCGTCAGGTGGAGGAGGTCACCGTCACCCGCGACGCCCTCTACATCGCCAACGAGGTCTTCTTCACCGGCACCGCGGCGGAGATCACCCCGGTGCGCGAGGTGGACAACCGCACCGTGGGCACCGGCAAGCCCGGTCTCATCACCCAGTACGTCCAGGAGACCTACTTCCGCGCCGTCCGGGGCCTGGAGCCGCGCTACACCGAGTGGCTCACCTACGTCTGA